GGACACGGGGCGGCCGAGGGAACGGACACGGGGTAAGGGTGAGGGACACGGGGCGGCCGAGGGAAGGGACACGGGGTAAGGGTGAGGGACACTGGGCGGCCGAGGTAACGGACACGGGGCGGCCGAAGTAAAGGACACGGGGTAAGGGTGAGGAACACGGGGCGGCCGAGGTAACGGACACGGGGTAAGGGAGAGGGACACGGGGCGGCCGAGGTAACGGACACGGGGTAAGGGTGAGGGACACGGGGCGGCCGGAGGGGAACGGACACGGGGTAAGGGAGAGGGACACGGGGTAAGGGTGAGGGACACGGGGTGAGGGTGAGGGACACGGAGCGGCCGAAGGGGAACGGACACGGGGTAAGGGTGAGGGACACTGGGCGGCCGAGGTAACGGACACGGGGCGGCCGAAGTAAAGGACACGGGGTAAGGGTGAGGAACACGGGGCGACCGAGGTAACGGACACGGGGTAAGGGAGAGGGACACGGGGCGGCCGAGGTAACGGACACGGGGTAAGGGTGAGGGACACTGGGCGGCCGAGGTAACGGACACGGGGCGGCCGGAGGGAACGGACACGGGGTAAGGGTGAGGGACACGGGGTGAGGGTGAGGGACGCGGGGCGGCCGGAGGGAACGGACACGGGGTAAGGGAGAGGGACACGGGGCAGCCGAGGTAAAGGACACGGGGTAAGGGTGAGGGACACGGGGTGAGGGTGAGGGACACGGAGCGGCCGAAGGGGAACGGACACGGGGTAAGGGTGAGGGACACTGGGCGGCCGAAGTAAAGGACACGGGGTAAGGGTGAGGAACACGGGGCGGCCGAGGTAACGGACACGGGGTAAGGGAGAGGGACACGGGGCGGCCGGAGGGAACGGACACGGGGTAAGGGTGAGGGACACTGGGCGGCCGAGGTAACGGACACGGGGCGGCCGGAGGGAACGGACACGGGGTAAGGGTGAGGGACACGGGGCGGCCGGAGGGAACGGACACGGGGTAAGGGTGAGGGACACGGGGTGAGGGTGAGGGACGCGGGGCGGCCGGAGGGAACGGACACGGGGTAAGGGAGAGGGACACGGGGCGGCCGAGGTAAAGGACACGGGGTAAGGGAGAGGGACACGGGGCGGCCGAGGTAACGGACACGGGGTAAGGGAGAGGGACACGGGGCGGCCGGAGGGAACGGACACGGGGTAAGGGTGAGGGACACTGGGCGGCCGAGGTAACGGACACGGGGCGGCCGGAGGGAACGGACACGGGGTAAGGGTGAGGGACACGGGGCGGCCGAGGTAAAGGACACGGGGTAAGGGTGAGGGACACGGGGCGGCCGAGGTAACGGACACTGGGTAAGGGAGAGGGACACGGGGCGGCCGGAGGGAACGGACACGGGGTAAGGGTGAGGGACACGGGGCGGCCGAGGTAACGGACACGGGGTGAGGGTGAGGGACGCGGGGCGGCCGGAGGGAACGGACACGGGGTAAGGGAGAGGGACACGGGGCGGCCGAGGTAAAGGACACGGGGTAAGGGTGAGGAACACGGGGCGGCCGAGGTAACGGACACGGGGTAAGGGAGAGGGACACGGGGCGGCCGGAGGGAACGGACACGGGGCGGCCGGAGGGAACGGACACGGGGTAAGGGTGAGGGACACTGGGCGGCCGAGGTAACGGACACGGGGCGGCCGGAGGGAACGGACACGGGGTAAGGGTGAGGGACACGGGGCGGCCGAGGTAAAGGACACGGGGTAAGGGTGAGGGACACGGGGCGGCCGAGGTAACGGACACTGGGTAAGGGAGAGGGACACGGGGCGGCCGGAGGGAACGGACACGGGGTAAGGGTGAGGGACACGGGGCGGCCGGAGGGTACGGACACGGGGTAAGGGTGAGGGACACGGGGCGGCCGAGGTAACGGACACGGGGCGGCCGGAGGGAACGGACACGGGGTAAGGGTGAGGGACACGGGGCGGCCGAGGTAACGGACACGGGGTAAGGGTGAGGGACACGGGGCAGCCGAAGGGGAACGGACACGGGGTAAGGGAGAGGGACACGGGGTGAGGGACACGGGGCGGCCGAGGTAACGGACACGGGGTAAGGGAGAGGGACACGGGGCGGCCGAGGTAACGGACACGGGGAGGCCGGAGGGAACGGACACTGGGTAAGGGAGAGGGACACGGGGCGGCCGGAGGGAACGGACACTGGGTAAGGGAGAGGGACACGGGGCGGCCGGAGGGAACGGACACGGGGTAAGGGTGAGGGACACGGGGCGGCCGGAGGGAACGGACACGGGGTAAGGGTGAGGGACACGGGGCGGCCGAGGGAACGGACACGGGGCGGCCGGAGGGAACGGACACGGGGCGGCCGGAGGGAACGGACACTGGGTAAGGGAGAGGGACACGGGGCGGCCGGAGGGAACGGACATGGAGTAAGGGTGAGGGACACGGGGCGGCCGGAGGGGAACGGACACTGGGTAAGGGTAACGGACACGGGGTGAGGGACACGGGGCGAGGGACACGGGGCAGCCGGACGGAACGGACATGGGGTAAGGTTGAGGGACACGGGGCGGCCGGAGGGAACAGACACGAGGTAAGGGTGAGGGACACGGGGCTGCAGGAGGGAACAGACATGGGGTAAGGGACACTGGGCGGCCAGACGGAACGGACATGGGGTCAGGGTGAGGGACACGGGGTAAGGGTGAGGGACACGGGGTAAGGGTGAGAGACACGGGGCTGCAGAAGGGAACGGACAAGGGGTAAGGGCAAGGGACACCGGGCAGCCGGAGGTAAGGGACACGGGGTAAGGgtgagggacacagggctgcaggaggGAACAGACATGAGGTGAGGGACACGGGGCGGCCGAAGGAAACGAACACAGGGTGAGGGACACGGGGAGGCCGGAGGGAACAGACACTGGGTAAGGGTGAGGGACACTGGGTGGCCGGAGGGAACGGACACGGGGTAAGGGAGAGGGACACGGGACTCCtcttcggggctcctggtgttATGGGGGGGGAGCTCGGTATTCCTATGTATGTGCTGCAGTCCTGTACCTTTGCTGTCCATGCAGTTTGCCGCCGCTGACGTATTTCAGGCGTTTCCATTGCGGACATGATCCGTGTGAGGTGTCGGCGCCTTCAAGGGAATTTCTCACAAGATCTTTCTTAGCAGTGAGAGTGAGATAATTGCCCTTGGCGACCAGAGGACCTTAGTAACTGAAAGCAGCCacgtgattggttgttatgggcctCAGCCATTGTGATCAGTGACCCCTCTCTAGTACCACATACTGGACCCCCCTCTCTATTATCACATACTGGACCCCCCTCTCTATTACCCCATACTGGACCCCCCTCTCTATTACCCCATACTGGACCCCCCTCTCTATTACCACATACTGGACCCCCCTCTCTATTATCACATACTGGACCCCCCTCTCTATTACCCCATACTGGACCCCCCTCTCTATTACCCCATACTGGACCCCCCTCTCTATTACCCCATACTGGACCCCCCTCTCTATTACCCCATACTGGACCCCCCTCTCTATTACCCCATACTGGACCCCCCCCTCTCTATTACCCCATACTGGACCCCCCCCTCTCTATTACCCCATACTGGACCCCCCCCTCTCTATTACCCCATACTGGACCCCCCCTCTCTATTACCCCATACTGGACCCCCCCTCTCTATTACCCCATACTGGACCCCCCCCCTCTATTACCCCCTACTGGACCCCCCCTCTCTATTACCCCATACTGGACCCCCCCTCTCTATTACCCCATACTGGACCCCCCTCTCTATTACCCCATACTGGACCCCCCTCTCTATTACCCCATACTGGACCCCCCTCTCTATTACCCCATACTGGACCCCCCTCTCTATTACCCCATACTGGACCCCCCTCTCTATTACCCCATACTGGACCCCCCTCTCTATTACCCCATACTGGACCCCCTCTGGTACCACATACTGGACCCCTCTCTCTCGCCACATACTGGACACCTCTCTCTCGCCACATACTGGAcacctctctcactctctctctctcttacacaTACTGGACCTCTCTCGCTCGCTCTCCAGATACTGGAcccctctctcgctctctctctttctctccccataCTGGATCTCTCTCGCTCTTTCTCTCCACATACTGgatctctctcgctctctctctttctctccacaTACTGGATCTCTCTCGCTCTTTCTCTCCACATACTGgatctctctcgctctctctctttctctccacaTACTGGATCTCTCTcgctctttctctttctctccacATACTggagctctctctctctttctttccacATACTGgatctctctcgctctctctctttctctccagaTGCTGGACCCCTCGCTCGCTCGCTCTCCAGATGCTGGACCCCTCTCGCTCGCTTGCTCTCCAAATGCTGGACCCCTCTCTCGCTCGCTTGCTCTCCAAATGCTGGACCCCTCTCTCGCTCGCTCTCCAGATGCTGGACCCCTCGCTCGCTCGCTCTCCAGATGCTGGACCCCTCGCTCGCTCGCTCTCCAGATGCTGGACCCCTCGCTCGCTCGCTCTCCAGATGCTGGACCCCTCGCTCGCTCGCTCTCCAGATGCTGGACCCCTTGCTCGCTCGCTCTCCAGATGCTGGACCCCTTGCTCGCTCGCTCTCCAGATGCTGGACCCCTTGCTCGCTCGCTCTCCAGATGCTGGACCCCTTGCTCGCTCGCTCTCCAGATGCTGGACCCCTTGCTCGCTCGCTCTCCAGATGCTGGACCCCTTGCTCGCTCGCTCTCCAGATGCTGGACCCCTTGCTCGCTCGCTCTCCAGATGCTGGACCCCTTGCTCGCTCGCTCTCCAGATGCTGGACCCCTTGCTCGCTCGCTCTCCAGATGCTGGACCCCTTGCTCGCTCGCTCTCCAGATGCTGGACCCCTTGCTCGCTCGCTCTCCAGATGCTGGACCCCTTGCTCGCTCGCTCTCCAGATGCTGGACCCCTTGCTCGCTCGCTCTCCAGATGCTGGACCCCTCTCTGTAAATACTGACACTCTTTTGTGCCTTTCTTGCAGGGATCCAGAGGCTCCTCCTGTCTGATCTCCATATCCTCCGCCATGTGTCAGCATTTGGTCTTTTGCTTTATTTGTTACATTATTTAGTTAAATTTCTTACTAGAAAATGATCGGATTTCTCTGGTCCCGACTTTGTGGCTTAGATGGCCCCATCCGGCTTCAGCGGGCAGAATCCACCCGCCGAGTGCTGAGCTTGGAGCTGAACAAAGACCGAGATGTGGAACGAATGCATGAGAACGGGATTAACACTCTGGACATTGAGCCGGTGGAAGGGCGATATATGCTCTCCGGAGGCGCCGATGGGATCATTGTTCTCTATGACCTGGAAAGTTCGAATCGGACGCCTTCCTATACATGTAAAGCACTGTGCAAAGTGGGCAAAGGCCACCCTGATGTGCACAAGTTCAGTGTGGAGACAGTTCAGTGGTACCCGCATGATACTGGCATGTTCACATCAAGTTCATTTGACAAGACTCTGAAAATATGGGACACCAATTCCTTGCAGCTAGCGGAAGTCTTTCACTTTGACGGGAATGTTTACAGCCATCACATGTCTCCTTTGGCCACAAAGCACAGTTTAATAGCAGTAGGGACGAAGAACCCTAAAGTGCAGCTATGTGACCTAAAATCTGGCTCCAGTAGCCACATATTACAGGGTCATAGAGGGGAAGTCCTGTCTGTCTGCTGGTCACCGAGATATGATTATATCTTAGCCACTGCAAGTGCTGACAGCAAAGTCAAACTGTGGGATGTCCGCAAAGCGGCTGGCTGCCTGATAACACTGGACCAACAGAATGGCGAAAAGTCCAAATCTTCATCGGAAGCTATGAACACTGCCCACAATGGAAGGGTGAATGGGTTATGCTTCACTAGTGATGGGCTTCATCTGCTGACGGTCGGCACCGATGACAGGATGCGCCTGTGGAACAGCGCTACAGGGGAAAACACTCTGGTCAACTATGGCAAAGTCTCCAATGACAGTAGAAAAAGTGTCAAGTTTACAGTATCACTGGGCTGCAGCCCAGAGTTTGTCTTTGTACCCTATGACAGTACCATTGTATTATACACCATCCACACTGGTAAAAAGATCAGTGTACTCCGGGGGCATTATAATGATGTGAATTGTTGTGTGTTTCAGCCCCATTTCCAGGAGCTTTACAGCGGCAGCAAAGACTGTAATGTATTAGCCTGGGTTCCTGCAGTGCGGGAGCCTTTCCCGGATGATGAGGGTGAGAAGGCCAGGGCACAGCTTCATCCGGCTCTTCAAGATGCATGGAGCAGTAGTGATGAGGATAGCTGATGCAAGTCATTGTGAgaaaataaaacatgaaaaatcCTGTATTTATAGTCTGGATTTATTACAGGAAAATATTAGTCATGTTGATATGGATTGTCCACcaagcagaagagaaggagaatcTTTGGAATCCCCAATAGTCCTCTTACTGTTGTCTTATAATTCTAAATGCATTTATACTATTTCTGAATTTACCAGTACAAGCTTCTTGGAGTTGGTTCACATGGACTTATTCTGCTGCAGATTTCAGGTATTTATATTGGTTGAAGCAtatctgtcattaaaaaaaaaaaaagtttcttcatATCAGATAATGTTCTGACCCTGACGGGGAGTTGACCGCACTGCCGACTGCTTTCTCTATTTTTGCAACCTAGTCTGACTCCATAGACTTACGTTGTCAAactaggtcacatgacacagagccttGAGTGATCGTGGACTTCTCCCCGCTCATGCTCCTTATTGGTCCCGGTCTGAACAGTCAGACTCCGACTGATTAAAACTTATGTCATGACAGCAGtttagagggggagggaggggggggggccctgtcACGTGCTCCTCCATGTCGCCCAGACtggccacagagcagggcagcccagcctggaggatggGAGTCTGATTTCTGATACTGCTCTcagtatacagtgaatacacagggaggtgctctcagtttatacagtgaatacacagggagctgctgtcagtatatacagtgagtacacagggagctgctgtcagtatatacagtgagtacacagggagctgctgtcagtatatacagtgagtacacagggagctgctgtcagtatatacagtgagtacacagggggctgctgtcagtatatacagtgagcacacagggggctgctgtcagtatatacagtgagcacacagggggctgctgtcagtatatacaatgagtacacagggagttgctgttagtatatacagtgagtacacagagggctactgtcagtatatacagcgagtacagggagccgctgtcagtatatacagtgagtacacagggagctgttagtatatacagtgagtacacagggagctgctgtcagtatatacagtgaatacacagggagctgctgtcagtatatacagtgagtacacagggagctgctgtcagtatatacagtgagtacacagggagctgctgtcagtatatacagtgagtacacagggagctgctgtcagtatatacagtgagtacacagggag
Above is a window of Dendropsophus ebraccatus isolate aDenEbr1 chromosome 7, aDenEbr1.pat, whole genome shotgun sequence DNA encoding:
- the ERCC8 gene encoding DNA excision repair protein ERCC-8, which codes for MIGFLWSRLCGLDGPIRLQRAESTRRVLSLELNKDRDVERMHENGINTLDIEPVEGRYMLSGGADGIIVLYDLESSNRTPSYTCKALCKVGKGHPDVHKFSVETVQWYPHDTGMFTSSSFDKTLKIWDTNSLQLAEVFHFDGNVYSHHMSPLATKHSLIAVGTKNPKVQLCDLKSGSSSHILQGHRGEVLSVCWSPRYDYILATASADSKVKLWDVRKAAGCLITLDQQNGEKSKSSSEAMNTAHNGRVNGLCFTSDGLHLLTVGTDDRMRLWNSATGENTLVNYGKVSNDSRKSVKFTVSLGCSPEFVFVPYDSTIVLYTIHTGKKISVLRGHYNDVNCCVFQPHFQELYSGSKDCNVLAWVPAVREPFPDDEGEKARAQLHPALQDAWSSSDEDS